The genomic DNA GTCGGAGTAGCGGAGTAGGCCGTactcttcccctttctccgcGTTGAAGACTCGTCTGTCTACTGTGCATCCGTGCTGAGCGAGCGTGAATCGaagccagcagcgccgtttCTCGAGAGCTGTCGTGACGGAGATGGACTGATAtgcacgcaggcacgcacacatcgTATCGCGAGGAGGGGTTTTGTACGTGAAACTCAGCGCAGTGCTCCAAAATGGTTGAAACAGAGTGACGGCTGAGCCAACGGCATCGGCAGTAATGGGAAGCGGGGtgagagagcggaggggCGGGGAAGCTGGCGTGGCAAAAACGCAACCACCGCAATTGCCTGGGAGTGTTGCTGTATCGCTCTGTGAGCGTGCTTGCCTGTATACCTCTCGTGTCCATCCCCGCTTCAGTGCACATTGATGGCTTCCGTGTTGTATTGTGAGTGATGATAGCGCAGTATtcttctgcccccccccccccccccctctatAACGCAGCGCCTTACTTGCGTTTATATGCCTTGTCTTCCCTCCTCACCGTcaacccccctctcccttttgtTCTTCCTTGCCGTGCCTCCGCCAACATTCTCACGCCtggacacacacgcccgaCTTACCAAATCGatctcttctcttctgtcCAGTCTTTTGGCACCAACGGCACTGGCACACTACAAATCAGACGAAACGGACCCCCTACGTCACGTGCGGCCATTAACTCGAGAAAAACTCCCTCAATCTCTCTTATTCAGGAGTGGATCGTACAAGTCACGTTGAACAGGAAATCacttgttgctgctgcgttaGTGTGCTGCTTCTTTCTACCAGTCCTTCTCTCGGTCGTAGTCAGAGGAGTCCTCGCTGTCTTACTCGCGCGTCCTCTAGCCTCACACCAAACAAAGAGGCAACTActaccacacacacacacgccgtaCACACCCTACTCCCACGAActtcaccccctccctcccccaagTCTCTATCCCTTTTCTCCACCCACATCCTCATAAGCGACGACGATGGGGCTAAACGGGTCTGAGAAGGACGCCGCCGCGTTCGAGGAGAAACCCACGAGCCCGCTCGGTGCAGAGATGCCCCCGCagaagccgcagcgccgtcagtCTGTGCTGTCGAAGGCTGTGAGCGAACACGATGTGAACGCGACAGGCCCTATGGGGGaactgctgccgccgtcgaaGGGCCTAAcaacggaggaggcggaggagctgctggcgaagTACGGGCGCAACGAGCTTCCGGAGAAGAGGACGCCGAGCTGGCTGATCTACGTGCGCGGCCTGTGGGGCCCGAtgcctgctgcgctgtggaTTGCGATCATCATCGAGTTTGCCCTGGAGAACTGGCCGGACGGCGCCATTCTGTTGGTTATTCAGATCGCGAACGCAACGATCGGGTGGTTCGAGACGATCAAAgccggcgacgccgtcgctgccctGAAGAACTCGCTGAAGCCAACTGCGACTGTGTACCGCGACTCGAAGTGGCAGCAGATCGATGCTGCACTGCTGGTGCCTGGCGACCTTGTGAAGCTCGCTTCCGGCTCCGCGGTGCCTGCGGACTGCAGCATCAACGAGGGCGTGATCGACGTGGACGAGGCTGCGCTGACAGGCGAGTCGCTGCCTGTAACGATGGGCCCGGAGCACATGCCGAAGATGGGGTCGAACGTTGTGCGCGGCGAAGTGGAGGGCACGGTGCAGTACACCGGCACGCTGACGTTCTTCGGCAAGaccgctgcactgctgcagtCCGTGGAGTCGGACCTGGGCAACATCCACGTGATTCTTGCCCGCGTGATGATTGCGCTGTGCGCCATCTCGTTTGTGCTGTGCATGTGCTGCTTCATCTACCTGCTGGCGCGGTTCTACGAGTCGTTCCGCCGCGCGCTGCAGttcgcggtggtggtgctggtcgTGTCGATCCCGATTGCGCTGGAGATTgtggtgacgacgacgctTGCGGTTGGGTCCAAGCACCTGTCGAAGCACAAAATCATCGTGACGAAGCTGTCGGCGATCGAGACGATGTCCGGCGTGAACATGCTGTGCTCTGACAAGACGGGCACACTGACGCTGAACAAGATGGAGATCCAGGAGCAGTGCTTCACGTtcgaggagggcagcgatCTGCACTCGACGTTGGTGCTAGCGGCGCTTGCTGCGAAGTGGCGCGAGCCGCCGCGCGATGCGCTGGACACGATGGTGCTGGGCGCGGCGGACCTGGACGAGTGCGACAACTACGAGCAGCTGAGCTTCTTGCCGTTCGACCCGACGACGAAGCGCACTGCGGCGACGCTTGGGGACCGGCCCACCGGCGTAATATTCTACTGGACAAAGGCGGCGCCCCACCGTATTTTGCAAAATGGTTCCTCCCGGTTTGATTTCACCGCCTAGGGGGGGTGAATTTTTCTAATGCCCTGTTTGGCGCCGGGTCCGGGTGCCCCCCCCGGGCGTAAACGGTTTCTTTTGTGTTCCGGGCATATGTCGTGT from Leishmania braziliensis MHOM/BR/75/M2904 WGS CADA00000000 data, contig 18, whole genome shotgun sequence includes the following:
- the H1A-2 gene encoding P-type H+-ATPase, putative, translating into MGLNGSEKDAAAFEEKPTSPLGAEMPPQKPQRRQSVLSKAVSEHDVNATGPMGELLPPSKGLTTEEAEELLAKYGRNELPEKRTPSWLIYVRGLWGPMPAALWIAIIIEFALENWPDGAILLVIQIANATIGWFETIKAGDAVAALKNSLKPTATVYRDSKWQQIDAALLVPGDLVKLASGSAVPADCSINEGVIDVDEAALTGESLPVTMGPEHMPKMGSNVVRGEVEGTVQYTGTLTFFGKTAALLQSVESDLGNIHVILARVMIALCAISFVLCMCCFIYLLARFYESFRRALQFAVVVLVVSIPIALEIVVTTTLAVGSKHLSKHKIIVTKLSAIETMSGVNMLCSDKTGTLTLNKMEIQEQCFTFEEGSDLHSTLVLAALAAKWREPPRDALDTMVLGAADLDECDNYEQLSFLPFDPTTKRTAATLGDRPTGVIFYWTKAAPHRILQNGSSRFDFTA